In Scatophagus argus isolate fScaArg1 chromosome 3, fScaArg1.pri, whole genome shotgun sequence, one genomic interval encodes:
- the atad3 gene encoding ATPase family AAA domain containing 3, with the protein MSWLFGLNKGQPEVPAGLPVQPPPPPPPAGGSSGGGDKPKDKWSNFDPTGLERAAQAAKELDKSRHAKEALDLARLQEQTTQMEHQSKMKEYEAALEQLKGDQIRIQAEERRKTLNEETKQHQARAQYQDKLARQRYEDQLRQQQALNEDNLRKQEESVQKQEAMRKATIEHEMELRHKNELLRIEAESKARARVERENADIIREQIRLKAAEHRQTVLESIKTAGAVFGEGFRAFVSDWDKVTATVAGLTLLAVGVYSARNATAVAGRYIEARLGKPSLVRETSRFTVGEAIKHPVKTAKRLKSKPQDALEGVVLSPSLEERVRDVAIATRNTRQNNGLYRNILMYGPPGTGKTLFAKKLAMHSGMDYAIMTGGDVAPMGRDGVTAMHKVFDWANTSRRGLLLFVDEADAFLRKRSTERISEDLRATLNAFLYRTGEQSNKFMLVLASNQPEQFDWAINDRIDEIVNFALPGPEERERLVRLYFDRYVLEPATGGRQRLKLAQFDYGKKCSDIAARTEGMSGREISKLGVAWQAAAYSSEDGVLTEAMIDARVDDAVKQHLQKMDWLHGDEEAQTKTLTPPPAGATTSGGKMGFTLPLSEAPQAEDMIAPAIEINVKQAGESIAPPSDTDQSAEGKSATPAGPDCEEAVKTTESLPKSAASTDSEGKEEDKTGSSPKDGTPV; encoded by the exons ATGTCGTGGCTGTTCGGCCTGAACAAGGGGCAGCCTGAAGTGCCCGCCGGTCTCCCGGTTCAgcctccaccaccaccgccGCCGGCCGGAGGCTCCAGCGGCGGTGGAGATAAACCCAAGGACAAATGGAGCAACTTCGATCCCACCGGACTGGAGCGGGCAGCCCAGGCGGCCAAGGAGCTCGACAAGTCCC GACATGCCAAAGAAGCTCTGGATTTGGCTCGGCTGCAGGAGCAGACCACTCAGATGGAGCACCAGAGCAAAATGAAG GAGTATGAAGCAGCACTTGAACAGCTGAAAGGCGACCAGATCCGAATCCAGGCAGAAGAGCGGAGGAAGACTCTGAACGAGGAGACCAAGCAGCATCAAGCG AGAGCTCAGTATCAAGACAAGCTGGCCAGACAGCGATATGAGGACCAACTACGGCAACAG caAGCCCTGAATGAGGACAACCTTCGCAAGCAGGAGGAGTCTGTCCAGAAGCAGGAGGCCATGAGGAAAG CCACAATCGAGCACGAGATGGAGCTGAGGCACAAGAATGAGCTTCTGCGTATCGAGGCAGAGTCCAAAGCACGAGCCCGCGTCGAGAGGGAGAACGCTGATATCATCCGTGAGCAGATCCGCCTGAAGGCTGCCGAGCACAGACAGACCGTCCTGGAGTCCATTAA GACAGCAGGTGCTGTGTTTGGAGAAGGATTCAGGGCCTTTGTGTCAGACTGGGACAAAGTCACAGCCACG GTGGCAGGTCTGACCCTTTTAGCTGTGGGTGTTTATTCAGCCCGAAACGCGACAGCGGTGGCGGGACGTTACATCGAGGCCAGGCTCGGAAAGCCATCGCTGGTGCGGGAAACATCCCGATTCACTGTGGGAGAGGCAATCAAGCATCCAGTCAAG ACAGCCAAACGGCTGAAGAGCAAACCTCAGGATGCCCTTGAGGGAGTTGTGCTCAGT CCTTCCCTGGAAGAGCGTGTGCGTGACGTCGCCATCGCAACAAGAAACACGAGGCAGAACAACGGCCTGTACAGGAACATCCTCATGTACGGCCCTCCAGGCACGGGCAAAACTCTCTTTGCTAAG AAGCTGGCGATGCATTCTGGGATGGACTATGCAATTATGACTGGTGGTGATGTGGCACCCATGGGCCGTGATGGTGTGACAGCCATGCACAAAGTGTTTGACTGGGCTAACACGAGCCGACGCGG ACTTCTGCTTTTTGTCGATGAAGCTGATGCGTTCCTCCGCAAGAGATCCACT GAGAGGATCAGTGAAGACCTCAGGGCCACTTTGAATGCGTTCTTGTATCGCACTGGAGAACAGAGCAACAA gTTCATGCTGGTGTTGGCCAGTAACCAACCGGAGCAGTTCGACTGGGCCATAAATGACCGTATAGATGAAATAGTGAATTTTGCTCTGCCAGGTcctgaggagagggagaggctggTGCGGTTGTACTTTGACAGATATGTGCTAGAGCCCGCCACTGGAGGGAGGCA GAGGTTGAAGCTGGCACAGTTTGACTATGGTAAAAAGTGCTCTGATATAGCAGCACGAACAGAGGGCATGTCCGGCAGAGAGATCTCTAAGTTGGGTGTGGCCTGGCAG GCAGCGGCATATTCCTCTGAAGATGGCGTCCTGACAGAAGCTATGATTGATGCTCGGGTTGACGACGCTGTCAAGCAGCACCTTCAGAAGATGGACTGGCTGCATGGAGATGAGGAGGCCCAGACTAAGACCCTTACACCCCCCCCTGCTGGGGCGACAACCAGCGGAGGAAAAATGGGTTTTACTCTGCCCCTCAGTGAGGCGCCTCAGGCCGAGGACATGATTGCCCCTGCCATAGAGATAAATGTGAAACAAGCAGGTGAAAGTATAGCACCTCCTTCAGACACCGACCAATCAGCAGAAGGCAAAAGTGCTACACCAGCTGGACCAGACTGTGAGGAGGCtgtcaaaacaacagagagTTTACCCAAGTCTGCTGCTTCCACTGACAGTGAGggcaaagaggaagacaaaacgGGTTCTTCTCCGAAGGATGGAACTCCAGTCTGA